The Longimicrobium sp. genomic sequence GTTCCACCTGATCCGTCTTGCTCGGGATCCCCTGCCGGAGTGCGCCGGCAGGGGGACCGGAAGGGGAGCCGGTCTGCAAAAGGTCTGCCTCGCCGGAAACGAAACCCGCCCGGCGCTGCGGGGGCGGCCGGGCGGGCAACGGTGCATGGCGCGAGCCCTGCCGCGCCTACGCCTGTCTCCCGCCCCGCCTCATCGCGAAGCCACCCAGTCCGCGCGACGGCGCGCGGAGCGCTGCCCGGTCATGGCCGGAGTGCCGCTGGGTGCGTGCCACGGTGAAGCTCATCTGCCCGAAAAGCTTGGTAGAATGTTGCCGCCGGTACGCTCCCTCGGAGCGTGGGGGCGCACAAGGTAGTGCGGCCTCCGTGCCCCGTCAACGGGAAAGAACGCGCCTCCCGCCCCGCGTCCGCACAGGTGGAATACCGCCCGACTCCCGGCAGGTTCCCGAAGTCCCTGTCATGAAAGACGATTGACCGGCGCAAAACGTTTCGCGGCTCCTGCGCCTCCGCGGGACAGCCGCCGTCCCACGCCGCGACAGCGCGTCCGGAAGGAAAAGTTTTCATGCTCACGCACGGTCGGCAGAGTGAGCAAGCTTTGTACAACTGCTTACCCTGCCGACTCTGCGTGAGTCCCGTCTGTTTGGTTACGTGGGGATGAGGATGGTCAGATGCGTGCGCCGAGGAGCTGCTGCAGGCGGTCGCGGCGGGCGCGGCTCAGGCGCAGCTCGGCGCCGTCGCGCATGATCACCACGTACTCGCCGTGGAAGAGCGGCTGCAGCTCCTTCACGCTCCCCAGGTTCACGATCGTCGAGCGGTGGATGCGGAAGAAGCGGCGCGGGTCCAGCCGCTGCTCCAGCTCGGCGATCGGCTCGCGCAGCACGTGCACCGCGCCGGCGGCGTGGATGCGGACGACGTAGTCCGCCGCCTCGATCCAGTCCACCGTGCGCACGTCCAGCAGCGTCACGCGGCTGTTCTTCTTTACCACGATCCGCTCCGCGTATGCCGACGGGGGAGTCGCCGCCGTCTCGGGCGTCTGGGGGATGGGGGGATTCGGGAGGGGGGATGCGGGGGAGAGCATCCGCGCCAGCCGCGAGGCCAGGTCGCGGACGCGTGCGTCGCCGATGCGGGCGCGGGCGCGGGCCAGGGCGCGGCGGAAACGCTCGTCGTCGAACGGCTTCAGCAGGTAGTCGGCCGCCTCGGCGTCGAAGGCGCGCACCGCGTGCTCGTCGAACGCGGTGACGAAGATCACCGCCGGCGTGCGGTCGGGCCCCAGCGCGTTCAGCACCTCGAAGCCGTCCATCTCCGGCATCTGCACGTCGAGGAAGACGAGGTCGGGCGCGGTGGCGGCGACGGCCTCCAGCGCCTCGGCGCCGTTCCCCGCCTCCGCCACGATCTCCACCCCTTCCTCCGGCTCCAGCAGCACGCGCAGGGTGCGGCGCGCCAGCGGCTCGTCGTCGACGACGACGACGCGCAGCGGGGGCTGCGGCTCAGCCATCGGCCAGCCGCAGCGGCACCTCCACCGTCGCGACCGCGCCGCCGTCCGCGCCGGCGGCCAGCTCGAAGCGCTGGCGATCCCCGTAGAGATGCGCCAGCCGCTCGCGCGTGTTGGCCAGCCCGACGCCGCGGCGGCCGTTCTCCTTCGGGCCGGGGCCGTCGTCGCCCACGCGCAGGCGCAGCATCCCGTCCGCGCGGGTGACCTCCACGCGGACGCGGCCGGCGGCGGCGCGCGCCTCCACGCCGTGGCGGATGGCGTTCTCCACCAGCGGCTGCAGGATCAGGTGCGGCACCAGCGCGTCCAGCGGCGCGTCCGGAGCGACCTCGATCTCCGCGCGCAGCCGGTCCTCGAAGCGGATCCCCTCCACCTCCAGGTATCGCCGCGCGAAGTCCAGCTCCTCGCGCAGCGGCACCTCCTGCGCGTCGCGGTTGCGCAGGGCGATGCGCAGCAGGTCGCTCAATCCGACCAGCATCCGGATCGCCGCCTGGTCCTCCTTCACCCGGATCAGCGAGGCCACGGCGTGCAGGGTGTTGAACAGGAAGTGGGGATGGATCTGCATCTCCAGCGCCTGCAGCCGCGCCTGCAGCAGCTCGCGCTCGAGGGCGGCCTCGCGCTCGCGGCGTTCGTTCAGCGCGCGGTAGTACTGCACCGCGTGGGCGATACCGACCACCGCCGCGTAGCTGAAGACGTTGATGAACAGCTTGGCGAAGAAGCGCTGCACCAGCGTCCCCCCGGGCGCGCCCAGGATCGGCCGGAAGACGATGTCGCCGCCCAGGTCCACCACCGCGAAGCCGAGCGCGCAGACGGCGTGGACGGCCAGGTTGCGCGCGCGGATGCCCTTCTCCAGCGGGAAGCGCGCGGCCAGCCAGAACATGGGCGGGGTGAAGAGCGCCCACAGCCACACGCTCTCCAGGTCCCACAGCAGCACCCGCATCCCCGGCCACCGCCGCCCGCCGAACACGCTGCCCAGGTACGCCTGCGCCTGCCCGAACACCCACACGAACGTCCACGCCGCGAACATCAGCCCCAGCTCGCCCCAGCGCACGGCGAAGCGCGGCCGCGCGGACGCATCCGTGCGCGCGGCCGCCTTCGCGGCGAGCTCCGGTGTCCGGGCTACGGTGATGCTCATCAAACTGAACGGGTTGATGGAGATTGGGCGCGGTCCGCCGATCCTGGCCGCCAACTGTAACGAATGTCGCGCGCGCAGGTCAACCGAAGTGCAGCCAACTGCCCGGATCGTGCGGCGAACTGCGATGCGCGCCTTCAGGATCTTGATGGCTCACGCAGAGGAGCAGAGGCAGCAGAGAACCGATTCGTGTTCTCTGCTGCCTCTGCTCCTCTGCGTGAGGTCCCGCGGTTCAGCGATCTATGGCTGCGGCGCCGGCGGCGCGGCGGCGCCCGTCAGCTCGTTGATGCGGCGCTGGATCTGGGGGTTGTTGGGCGACTTCTGCTGCGCCATCCGATAGCGGACGAGCGCCTTGTCGCGCTCGCCGCGGGCGCGGTACACCTCGGCCAGCTCGAAGTCGACCTGCCCGGAGTTGGGATAGAACTCGGCGTTCAACTCCAGCAGCGCCACCGCCTCGGCCGTCTTCCCCTGCGCGGCCAAGCGCCGCCCCAGCTCGTTCAGCGTGGTCTCGCTGAAGTCGTAGCGCCCCGACGCCAGCGACGACTCGCGCAGCTGGCGGTACCGCGCGACGGCCGCGGGCGCGCCGCCGCTGTCCAGCGCCGCCGCCAGCACGCGGTCGAGCGTGGTGGGGACGGGGAGCCCGCGATGGCAGGTGATGCACCCCACGCCCACCGGCGGATTGCGGCGATGCGGAACCTGCGGCAGCACCTGCGCGTTCAGGTTCTGCGTCATCCGCATCATGAAGCGCGCCTTCTCCTTCGCTGGCTTGTCGTCCGACGCGAAGTTCAGCTGCTCGCGCCCGCCGGGCTGCGCGGGCTCCCGCTCCACGTGGCAGTAGTTGCAGCGCACCCCCAGGCTCATCGCGAAGCCGCGCATAATGGCCACGAGCGAATCGCGCGGGATGTCGCGCGGCAGCACCTTCAGGTTCTCGAAGCGCTCGGGGATCTGCGCGGCCAGCGGCTGCGCGGCGAGCACGGCGGCGAACGGCACCAGCGCGAGCGGACGGATTCGGCGCATGCGGTCGGCCTGTGGCGAGGGGTTGATCGTTGCAACGGGGACCGGCGGAAGATGCGTCCGCAGGTTGTGTGCGCGCCAGATTTTTGTGATCGGAGGAGGATAGAAGAAATCTGAGGAAGGTTAAGGTAAAGTCGGGTTGACAGTTCGGTACGCCCGTTCGCTCATCCTAATGACCGGACGTCGCAAAGACCTGCTGCCGGACGGGCAGATCTCGCGACGGCCGGCTCGGTTCTCAATGCTGCCCCGTCTGCTATGGATAAAGGGGCTTGGTACTGTGACACGGCGCGAGAATCCTCCCGGCTGCATTTGCCCGGTTGTAGCTCTTCCAAGCCGTCCGTCCAACTTGCCAGGCCAGTGCGGCAAAGGCTGCGCCTAAGCGGCGAGGTCGGCTGTTGATGCGCGCCAACTGCTCCACCTTCTTCTGTTTCCATTGGGAGTAGTCGCTCCACGTATTCCTGGCTTGGTAATGGGCCAGTTCCGCATGGGCAGACATACATGCTGAGGTGGTACCTGGATAGAGGCCTTGTTGCTGCGCAAGGCTCGGAGTTGAAGCAACCACAAGCGCCGCGAACGCAACGCTGAGAGGTCGTGTAAGCACGTTTTCCTCATCTCTGTGAAGGTTACCGTCCGGCCCTCACAGGTAACGCTAGTCGCGTGCCAAGAGCCAATTACTGTGCCGTGTTAGTCGATGACGTGATCATTGGGGAGGCCTAGCGATGACGCGCTGGTACGCGGCCAGGATCTCCGCGCGGCCCAGGGTGCCGAGGAACGCGCCCGTCCCGGCGTCGACCACGGGAAGGGAGCCCACGCCGCGCACGCCCATCTTCCGCACCGCCTCCAGCAGCGTGTCGGCGGGATGGACGCTCTCGGACGGGCCGGCCAGGTCGGCGGCGAGCAGGACCGCGCCCAGCGACGGCGCCTCGCCGGCGGCGCGCGCGAGCTCGGCCACGGTCACGATCCCCAGCAGCGCGCCGTCCTCGTCCACCACGGGGTACTCGGTGCGGTCCGCGCGGCCGAGCTGCTCCACCAGGTGCTCGATCGTCGCATCGGCGGGGATCGACGGTGCCGCGCGGTCGTACACGTCGGACACGTGGAGGCCGGACAGCACGTCGCGGTCGGTGCCGTGCTCCAGGTGCTCGCCGCGGCGCCGCAGCCACCCGCTGTACAGCGAGTCCGGCTCCACGTGGCGGGCCACGACCGTTGCGATCACCGTGGCCATCATCAGCGGCAGCACGATCGCGTAGTCGTTCGTCATCTCGAACACGATCAGGATGGCCGTGATCGGCGCCTGCGTCGCCGCGCCCACCACGGCGCCCATCCCCACCAGCGCGTAGGCCTCGGGGTGGAGGCCGAGGCCGGGGAAGAGCTTCGTCATCAGCACCCCGTACGCGCCGCCCGTGGCCGCGCCGATGTACAGCGACGGGGTGAACACGCCGCCCGTTCCCCCGCTCCCCAGCGTCAGCGACGTCGCCACGATCTTGCCCAGCGCCAGCATCGCCAGCGTGGTCCACGCCATCCGCCCGAACACCTCCACCCGCACGGCCAGGTGCCCGTAGCCCACCAGGACTCCCCCGCTCGCCCACACCATCAATCCCACCACCAGCCCGCCCAGCACGGGAAGGAGCCACGGCCGCAGCTTCAATCGCTTCGCCAGCGACTCGGCGCCGAAGAAGGCGCGCACGTAGAGGACGGAGACGAGTCCCGCCAGCACGCCCAGCACGGGGTAGAAGAGGATGACCTCGCGGCGCAGGGTGAAGCCGTACTGCGCGGGGATGGGAAAGGCGGGATGGTCGCCCAGGAAGGCGCGCGAGACGACGGCCGCCAGCACCGCGGCGACGACGACGGGCGGGAAGGCGGCCACGGCCAGCGAGCCCAGCACCTCCTCGAGCGCGAAGAAGGCGCCGGCCAGCGGCGCGTTGAACGACGCGCTGATCCCCGCCGCCGCGCCGGCGCCGACCAGCACCTTCACCCGCTCGGCGTCGAAGCGGAAGGCGCGGCCGAGGACGGAGCCCACCGTCGCACCGAGCACGGCCACGGGGCCCTCGCTCCCCGCCGAGCCGCCCGAGCCGAGCGTCACGGCGGATGCCAGGATCCGCACCAGCGCCGGCCGCGCGGGGATCTCGCCCTGTCGGCGCGCGACGGCGAGCTGGACCGCCGCGACGTTCTCGCCGCCGGCGCGGCCGCGCAGCGAGCGCACGAGGGCCCACGCCGCCAGCAGCCCCGCGGCGGTGATCAGCGGGCGGTAGACGGCCAGCACGCCGCGCCCCAGCACGTTCCCCGTCCAGCGGTAGAAGACGGTGAAGGCCAGGTCGATGCAGCGGTAGAAGGCCACCACGCCCAGCGCGCCCACCAGCCCGATGGCCACCGCGAAGCCGAGGAGAATGGCGTTCTCGCTCAGCTCGCGGCGGTTGAACCAGTCCACGAACGCGCCCCACCCCCTCGCCGCGCGCGCTTGCCCCACCCGCATCCCGCGCCCGACGCGCCGCGCCGCCGACGCCGCGCGCCGCCGTCCGTGGCGCACCCGCCGAACCGCCTTCCGCCGCCACGCCCGCCGCGACCGCGCCTGCCGCTCCACCAGCGAGGGAACGTGGTGCGGCTCGTCGTACAGCAGCGTCTCGTCGTCGGCGGCGGGCGCGCGAGGCGGCCGCGGACGAGAGTCGCCGTCCGCGGGGGTGATGGCGCGGGGCGGGGCCTCGCGGGTTTCGTCGCCGTCTGCTTCCACGATCCGGACCTCGGGGAGCCGCCGTTCCGGAGCTCCCCGCCTGCACGGATCGAACCCGGAAGCTCACAGATGGGTGCCCATACGCTTTCGCATGTGGGGATGTTCCCCTCACGCATGTGGGGGACGGACGGATGCGGGAAACGGATGGGTTTGCGATCTTTCGTAGATTTCACGCCCATCATTGGCTTCGATCCGGGTTCCGATGCTCGTCCCCAAGCTGTTCACCACGCTGAAGGGCTACACGCGCCGGCAGCTGGCGTCCGACCTCACCGCGGGCGTCATCGTCGGCATCGTGGCGCTGCCGCTGTCCATCGCCTTCGCCATCGCCAGCGGGGTGACGCCGCAGGCGGGGCTGTACACGGCCATCGTCGCCGGCTTCCTGATCAGCGCGCTGGGCGGCTCGCGCGTGCAGATCGGCGGGCCCACCGGCGCGTTCGTCGTCATCGTCTACGGCATCGTGCAGAAGTACGGGGTGGACGGCCTCACCGTCGCCACCATCCTCGCGGGCGTGATGCTGGTCGTCTTCGGCGTCGCCAGGCTGGGCGCGGCCATCAAGTTCATCCCCTTTCCCGTGGTCACCGGGTTCACCAGCGGCATCGCGGTGATCATCTTCTCCGGGCAGATCAAGGACCTGCTGGGGATCCGGATGGGCGCGGTCCCCGCCGACTTCGTGGGGAAGTGGGAGGCCTACGCCGCGCACGTCTCCGCCGTGACCCCGCACGCGGCCGTCGTGGCCGCCGCGGCGCTGGCGATCCTGGTGCTCTGGCCGCGGGTGAGCCACCGCGTTCCCGCGCCCTTCGTGGCGTTGGTCGTCACCACCGCGATGGTGCCGCTGCTGGGGTTGCGGGTGGAGACGATCGGGTCGCGCTTCGGCGAGATCTCCGGCGCGCTTCCCACTCCGCGTGTGCCGCAGATCACCTGGGCGGACTTCCGCGGGCTGATCGCCCCCGCCTTCACCATCGCCCTGCTCGCGTCGGTGGAGTCGCTCCTCTCCGCGGTGGTGGCGGACGGGATGATCGGCGGGAAGCACCGCTCGAACATGGAGCTGGTGGCGCAGGGGGTGGCCAACATCGCCTCGCCGGTCTTCGGCGGCATCCCCGCGACGGGGGCGATCGCGCGGACGGCCACGAACATCAAGGCGGGCGGGCGCACGCCGGTGGCGGGGATGGCGCACGCGGCGACGCTGCTGCTGGTGACGCTCTTCTTCGGGCGCTGGGCCGCGTACATCCCCATGGCCACGCTGGCGGCCATCCTGGTGATCGTGGCCTACCACATGAGCGAGTGGCGCACCTTCCGCTCGGAGCTGGCCGGCCCGAAGAGCGACGTGGCCGTGCTCCTCGCCACCTTCGTGCTGACGGTGCTGATCGACCTGACCGTGGCGATCCAGGTGGGGATGGTGCTGGCCGCGTTCCTGTTC encodes the following:
- a CDS encoding LytTR family DNA-binding domain-containing protein — its product is MAEPQPPLRVVVVDDEPLARRTLRVLLEPEEGVEIVAEAGNGAEALEAVAATAPDLVFLDVQMPEMDGFEVLNALGPDRTPAVIFVTAFDEHAVRAFDAEAADYLLKPFDDERFRRALARARARIGDARVRDLASRLARMLSPASPLPNPPIPQTPETAATPPSAYAERIVVKKNSRVTLLDVRTVDWIEAADYVVRIHAAGAVHVLREPIAELEQRLDPRRFFRIHRSTIVNLGSVKELQPLFHGEYVVIMRDGAELRLSRARRDRLQQLLGARI
- a CDS encoding sensor histidine kinase yields the protein MSITVARTPELAAKAAARTDASARPRFAVRWGELGLMFAAWTFVWVFGQAQAYLGSVFGGRRWPGMRVLLWDLESVWLWALFTPPMFWLAARFPLEKGIRARNLAVHAVCALGFAVVDLGGDIVFRPILGAPGGTLVQRFFAKLFINVFSYAAVVGIAHAVQYYRALNERREREAALERELLQARLQALEMQIHPHFLFNTLHAVASLIRVKEDQAAIRMLVGLSDLLRIALRNRDAQEVPLREELDFARRYLEVEGIRFEDRLRAEIEVAPDAPLDALVPHLILQPLVENAIRHGVEARAAAGRVRVEVTRADGMLRLRVGDDGPGPKENGRRGVGLANTRERLAHLYGDRQRFELAAGADGGAVATVEVPLRLADG
- a CDS encoding c-type cytochrome, yielding MRRIRPLALVPFAAVLAAQPLAAQIPERFENLKVLPRDIPRDSLVAIMRGFAMSLGVRCNYCHVEREPAQPGGREQLNFASDDKPAKEKARFMMRMTQNLNAQVLPQVPHRRNPPVGVGCITCHRGLPVPTTLDRVLAAALDSGGAPAAVARYRQLRESSLASGRYDFSETTLNELGRRLAAQGKTAEAVALLELNAEFYPNSGQVDFELAEVYRARGERDKALVRYRMAQQKSPNNPQIQRRINELTGAAAPPAPQP
- a CDS encoding chloride channel protein; translation: MEADGDETREAPPRAITPADGDSRPRPPRAPAADDETLLYDEPHHVPSLVERQARSRRAWRRKAVRRVRHGRRRAASAARRVGRGMRVGQARAARGWGAFVDWFNRRELSENAILLGFAVAIGLVGALGVVAFYRCIDLAFTVFYRWTGNVLGRGVLAVYRPLITAAGLLAAWALVRSLRGRAGGENVAAVQLAVARRQGEIPARPALVRILASAVTLGSGGSAGSEGPVAVLGATVGSVLGRAFRFDAERVKVLVGAGAAAGISASFNAPLAGAFFALEEVLGSLAVAAFPPVVVAAVLAAVVSRAFLGDHPAFPIPAQYGFTLRREVILFYPVLGVLAGLVSVLYVRAFFGAESLAKRLKLRPWLLPVLGGLVVGLMVWASGGVLVGYGHLAVRVEVFGRMAWTTLAMLALGKIVATSLTLGSGGTGGVFTPSLYIGAATGGAYGVLMTKLFPGLGLHPEAYALVGMGAVVGAATQAPITAILIVFEMTNDYAIVLPLMMATVIATVVARHVEPDSLYSGWLRRRGEHLEHGTDRDVLSGLHVSDVYDRAAPSIPADATIEHLVEQLGRADRTEYPVVDEDGALLGIVTVAELARAAGEAPSLGAVLLAADLAGPSESVHPADTLLEAVRKMGVRGVGSLPVVDAGTGAFLGTLGRAEILAAYQRVIARPPQ
- a CDS encoding SulP family inorganic anion transporter gives rise to the protein MLVPKLFTTLKGYTRRQLASDLTAGVIVGIVALPLSIAFAIASGVTPQAGLYTAIVAGFLISALGGSRVQIGGPTGAFVVIVYGIVQKYGVDGLTVATILAGVMLVVFGVARLGAAIKFIPFPVVTGFTSGIAVIIFSGQIKDLLGIRMGAVPADFVGKWEAYAAHVSAVTPHAAVVAAAALAILVLWPRVSHRVPAPFVALVVTTAMVPLLGLRVETIGSRFGEISGALPTPRVPQITWADFRGLIAPAFTIALLASVESLLSAVVADGMIGGKHRSNMELVAQGVANIASPVFGGIPATGAIARTATNIKAGGRTPVAGMAHAATLLLVTLFFGRWAAYIPMATLAAILVIVAYHMSEWRTFRSELAGPKSDVAVLLATFVLTVLIDLTVAIQVGMVLAAFLFMRRMAEVTNVTAITRELADGGEDAQLRGGTVPKGVEVYEIDGPFFFGAAEKFRETMGAVETRPRVLVIGMEKVPAIDSTGLRALRAVVRGARKDGTAVILAGVHAQPMVALGKSDLLDEIGDENLCGTLSDALTRAREILGIAPVNAFDAAAPRRAEGEVEKETARVE